The following coding sequences lie in one Burkholderia cepacia genomic window:
- the mdcB gene encoding triphosphoribosyl-dephospho-CoA synthase MdcB: protein MSAWAASRLPAPSDAERIAALAERCLVLEIETYPKPGLVSHVDTGSHTDMDAATFARSAAVLRPYFAELADAGVRDADMTVLRKIGLRAEHAMLAATGGVNTHRGAIFGLGLLCAAAGRRTMPGAVPEGTTLGAFVSARWGADILGGPRLPDSHGERASRRYGVGGARREAADGFATVYAVGLPALRSAQRDLPGDPEAARVEACFALIAALDDTNLLYRGGQGGLDFARATARAFVARGGVRARDWRLRAAAAHRAFVARRLSPGGAADLLAMSVFVDALEADGNPQ from the coding sequence ATGAGCGCATGGGCTGCCAGCCGCCTACCGGCACCGTCCGATGCCGAGCGCATCGCCGCGCTGGCCGAACGCTGCCTCGTGCTGGAGATCGAGACCTACCCGAAGCCGGGGCTCGTCAGTCACGTCGACACCGGCAGTCACACCGACATGGATGCGGCGACGTTCGCGCGCAGCGCCGCCGTGCTGCGGCCTTACTTCGCCGAGCTGGCCGACGCAGGCGTGCGCGATGCGGACATGACCGTGCTGCGCAAGATCGGCCTGCGTGCCGAACACGCGATGCTCGCCGCGACCGGCGGCGTCAATACGCACCGCGGCGCGATCTTCGGGCTCGGGCTGTTGTGCGCGGCCGCGGGCCGGCGCACGATGCCCGGCGCGGTGCCGGAGGGGACGACGCTCGGCGCGTTCGTCTCCGCCCGCTGGGGCGCCGATATCCTTGGCGGCCCGCGTTTGCCCGACAGCCACGGCGAGCGCGCGAGCCGCCGCTACGGCGTCGGCGGCGCGCGTCGCGAAGCGGCCGACGGCTTCGCGACCGTGTACGCGGTTGGCTTGCCTGCGCTGCGCAGCGCGCAGCGCGATCTGCCCGGCGATCCTGAAGCCGCGCGCGTCGAAGCGTGCTTTGCGCTGATCGCCGCGCTCGACGATACGAATCTGTTGTACCGGGGCGGGCAGGGCGGCCTCGATTTCGCGCGGGCGACCGCCCGTGCTTTCGTCGCACGCGGCGGCGTGCGGGCACGGGACTGGCGGCTGCGTGCGGCTGCCGCGCACCGTGCGTTCGTCGCGCGCCGGCTGAGCCCCGGTGGCGCGGCCGACCTGCTTGCGATGAGCGTATTCGTCGATGCGCTCGAAGCCGACGGGAACCCGCAATGA
- the mdcH gene encoding malonate decarboxylase subunit epsilon, translating to MTLAILCSGQGAQRADMFDLTGTAPQAEALFAHAGRLLGDDPRTWVRQAGPDALRENRAAQILCTVQALAAAALLDAAWPRRRCVAGYSVGEVGSWSVAGMIEPHDALDLADARARAMDAASGGDERMVFVRGLTRAQLAQLCDGRDAAIAIANPGDAFVVAGRQADVDAVADDAARAGALRVAPVCVRIASHTRRLAAAVPVFRTALAATHVRRPLPGTRLFSGIDGASVLDVDAGLDKFARQMAEPVEWAACLAACVEAGATAFLELGPGRALAEMAGGAYPALPARSLVDFRSVDGVTNWLARVAAG from the coding sequence ATGACGCTGGCCATCCTCTGTTCGGGACAGGGCGCGCAGCGTGCCGACATGTTCGACCTGACGGGCACGGCGCCGCAGGCCGAGGCGTTGTTCGCGCACGCGGGCCGGCTGCTTGGCGACGATCCGCGCACCTGGGTCCGGCAGGCCGGACCGGACGCGCTGCGCGAGAACCGCGCCGCGCAGATCCTCTGTACGGTCCAGGCGCTCGCCGCCGCCGCGCTGCTCGACGCGGCGTGGCCGCGCCGGCGCTGTGTCGCCGGCTACAGCGTCGGCGAAGTCGGTTCGTGGAGTGTCGCGGGGATGATCGAGCCGCATGACGCGCTCGACCTGGCCGACGCACGCGCCCGCGCAATGGATGCGGCGAGCGGCGGCGACGAGCGGATGGTGTTCGTGCGCGGCCTGACGCGCGCGCAGCTTGCGCAGCTGTGCGACGGTCGCGATGCGGCCATCGCGATCGCGAATCCCGGCGACGCGTTCGTCGTCGCGGGGCGGCAGGCCGATGTCGATGCGGTGGCCGACGATGCGGCCCGAGCCGGTGCACTGCGCGTCGCGCCCGTATGCGTGCGGATCGCGTCGCATACGCGCCGGCTCGCGGCGGCCGTGCCGGTGTTTCGCACGGCGCTCGCCGCGACGCATGTGCGGCGGCCGCTGCCCGGCACGCGGCTGTTTTCGGGGATCGACGGCGCGTCGGTGCTCGACGTCGACGCCGGCCTCGACAAGTTCGCGCGGCAGATGGCGGAGCCGGTCGAGTGGGCGGCCTGTCTCGCTGCCTGCGTGGAGGCCGGTGCGACGGCGTTTCTCGAACTCGGCCCCGGGCGGGCGCTGGCGGAGATGGCCGGTGGCGCGTACCCGGCGTTGCCGGCGCGCAGCCTCGTGGATTTCCGTTCCGTCGACGGCGTGACGAACTGGCTCGCGCGCGTCGCGGCCGGCTGA
- a CDS encoding phospholipase D-like domain-containing protein, producing MAPAMRPAAILLAALCCATSAHASQIPSDAASVGTYFSYDNAAADATVDLIEQAQRRVLLAGYTHVPPAVASALRAARTRGVEVRVVLVRSPRAGRYSGAGYLKSAGIDVAIDSRHGDPAPRFVIVDDSVALTTLSDGAAAHAETVNVFQRAPELAQSYAQSFWRLYRQAGGL from the coding sequence ATGGCGCCCGCCATGAGACCAGCCGCCATCCTTCTCGCCGCGCTTTGCTGCGCGACGAGCGCCCACGCCAGCCAGATTCCGTCCGACGCCGCATCGGTCGGCACATACTTTTCGTATGACAATGCGGCGGCCGACGCGACCGTCGACCTGATCGAACAGGCACAGCGTCGCGTGCTGCTGGCCGGCTATACGCACGTGCCGCCGGCGGTCGCGAGCGCGTTGCGCGCGGCGCGCACACGCGGGGTCGAGGTCCGTGTCGTGCTCGTGCGCTCGCCGCGCGCGGGCCGGTACAGCGGCGCCGGCTATCTGAAATCCGCGGGCATCGACGTCGCCATCGATTCGCGGCATGGCGATCCGGCGCCGCGCTTCGTGATCGTCGACGACAGCGTCGCGCTGACGACGTTGTCCGACGGCGCGGCCGCGCATGCGGAAACGGTGAACGTGTTCCAGCGCGCGCCCGAGCTCGCGCAATCCTACGCGCAATCGTTCTGGCGGCTGTACCGGCAGGCCGGCGGCCTCTGA
- a CDS encoding phosphoribosyltransferase: MTECFADRADAGRQLADALRDYAGRSDVVVLALPRGGVPVAYPVACALRAPLDVLVVRKLGVPFDPELAMGAIATGGAMHLQRSVIRSMGVSDAQLADVIVRETAELHRREALYRGAMPPLPVDGRTAIVVDDGVATGASMRVALQALRERRPARIVAAAPVAPASARHAFDDLADAFVTVSQPLRFFGISQFYARFEQTSDDEVRTLLEAARP, translated from the coding sequence TTGACCGAGTGTTTTGCCGATCGCGCCGATGCCGGCCGCCAGCTGGCCGACGCGTTGCGCGATTACGCGGGGCGCAGCGATGTCGTCGTGCTCGCACTTCCGCGCGGCGGCGTGCCCGTCGCGTATCCGGTCGCCTGCGCACTGCGCGCGCCGCTCGACGTGCTGGTCGTGCGCAAGCTCGGCGTGCCGTTCGATCCCGAACTCGCAATGGGTGCGATCGCCACCGGCGGCGCGATGCATCTGCAGCGTTCGGTGATCCGTTCGATGGGCGTGTCGGACGCGCAGCTTGCCGACGTGATCGTGCGCGAGACGGCCGAGCTGCATCGTCGCGAAGCGCTGTATCGCGGCGCCATGCCGCCGCTGCCGGTCGACGGTCGCACCGCGATCGTCGTCGACGACGGCGTCGCGACCGGCGCGTCGATGCGCGTCGCGCTGCAGGCGCTGCGCGAGCGCCGCCCCGCGCGCATCGTCGCGGCGGCGCCGGTCGCGCCGGCGAGCGCACGGCACGCGTTCGACGATCTGGCCGATGCATTCGTCACGGTGTCGCAGCCGCTGCGGTTCTTCGGGATCAGCCAGTTCTACGCGCGCTTCGAGCAGACGAGCGACGACGAGGTGCGTACCCTGCTCGAAGCCGCGCGGCCCTGA
- a CDS encoding polyhydroxyalkanoate depolymerase, with amino-acid sequence MWYALVEQQREWMRAWRAATRHAFDAWPAATLPHAASSCYDDLFEPLLGPSAGPPCFDIGRPGVDERVAAGTPFCNLRRFARADARRTVLLCAPLAGHAAVMMRETVETLLADGDVCVTDWCNARDVPLAAGRFGLDEYVAMLDGFVDGLAHDDRPLHVVAVCQATVPALGALALRAARGLAPPASVTLIGGPLDARLNPSALGTAAAAHSLDWCRRHLIDIVPPGFAGHGRHVFPTYLQQGEIAMLYPQRFLTLIEAYALAASRFDMAGLAGARRALREYTALLDMPADYFLDTVDIVFQRMSLATGTWNVGDTRVEPATLRGVALLTVEGACDAVTGAGQTHAALDLCRGLAAGERHRVDIDDCDHYGLFTGPRWRGEVHPALQRVFALAEAARPRPRRTRRP; translated from the coding sequence ATGTGGTATGCCCTCGTCGAGCAGCAGCGGGAATGGATGCGCGCCTGGCGCGCGGCGACGCGGCACGCGTTCGATGCGTGGCCCGCGGCCACGCTGCCGCACGCCGCGTCGTCGTGCTACGACGACCTGTTCGAACCGCTGCTCGGACCGTCGGCCGGACCGCCGTGCTTCGACATCGGGCGGCCGGGCGTCGACGAGCGGGTCGCCGCCGGCACGCCGTTCTGCAACCTGCGGCGCTTCGCGCGTGCCGACGCGCGGCGCACGGTGCTGCTGTGCGCGCCGCTCGCCGGGCACGCGGCCGTGATGATGCGGGAAACCGTCGAGACGCTGCTCGCCGACGGCGACGTCTGCGTGACCGACTGGTGCAATGCGCGCGACGTACCGCTCGCAGCGGGACGCTTCGGGCTCGACGAGTACGTCGCGATGCTCGACGGCTTCGTCGACGGGCTCGCGCACGACGACCGGCCGCTGCACGTCGTCGCCGTGTGCCAGGCGACCGTACCGGCGCTCGGCGCGCTTGCGCTGCGCGCCGCTCGCGGCCTTGCACCGCCTGCGAGCGTCACGCTGATCGGCGGCCCGCTCGACGCGCGCCTGAACCCGAGCGCACTCGGCACGGCCGCCGCCGCCCATTCGCTCGACTGGTGCCGCCGCCACCTGATCGACATCGTGCCGCCCGGCTTCGCGGGGCACGGGCGCCACGTGTTCCCGACCTATCTGCAGCAGGGCGAAATCGCGATGCTGTATCCGCAGCGTTTCCTGACGCTGATCGAGGCCTACGCGCTCGCCGCGTCGCGCTTCGACATGGCCGGGCTCGCCGGCGCGCGCCGCGCGCTGCGCGAATACACGGCGCTGCTCGACATGCCGGCCGATTATTTCCTCGACACGGTCGACATCGTGTTCCAGCGCATGAGCCTCGCGACCGGCACGTGGAACGTTGGCGACACACGCGTCGAGCCGGCCACGCTGCGCGGCGTCGCGCTGCTGACCGTCGAAGGCGCATGCGACGCGGTCACGGGCGCCGGCCAGACGCATGCGGCGCTGGACCTCTGTCGCGGCCTCGCGGCCGGCGAGCGCCATCGCGTCGACATCGACGATTGCGATCACTACGGGCTGTTTACAGGGCCACGCTGGCGCGGCGAGGTCCATCCGGCGCTGCAGCGCGTGTTCGCATTGGCGGAAGCGGCCCGCCCGCGCCCGCGCCGCACCAGGCGGCCGTGA
- a CDS encoding glutathione S-transferase family protein, translated as MKLIGMLDSPFVRRVAISAKLLDLPFEHESISVFRHFEQFSTFNPVVKAPTLVTDDGSTLIDSSLIVDYLDHRVAPERRLLPDAADARLRVLVPVGFALAAAEKTVQVVYEQALRPADKQHAPWIERVLSQLEGAYGALEPLVAAANGWFGGARLLQSDVTVAVAWRFTQFMAADYPVLARIDPARYPALAAHSARAEALPAFVETPLA; from the coding sequence ATGAAGCTGATCGGCATGCTGGATTCCCCGTTCGTCCGCCGCGTCGCCATTTCGGCGAAGCTGCTCGACCTGCCGTTCGAACACGAGTCGATCTCGGTTTTTCGTCATTTCGAGCAGTTCAGCACGTTCAACCCGGTCGTCAAGGCGCCGACGCTCGTGACCGACGACGGCTCGACGCTGATCGATTCGTCGCTGATCGTCGACTATCTCGATCATCGCGTTGCGCCCGAGCGCCGCCTGCTGCCCGACGCCGCCGATGCGCGGCTGCGCGTGCTCGTGCCGGTCGGGTTCGCGCTGGCGGCGGCCGAAAAGACCGTCCAGGTCGTCTACGAGCAGGCGCTGCGCCCGGCCGACAAGCAGCACGCACCGTGGATCGAACGCGTGCTGAGCCAGCTCGAAGGTGCGTACGGCGCGCTGGAGCCGCTCGTCGCCGCGGCAAATGGCTGGTTCGGCGGCGCGCGGCTGCTGCAGTCCGACGTGACGGTCGCGGTCGCGTGGCGGTTCACGCAATTCATGGCGGCCGATTACCCGGTGCTCGCGCGGATCGATCCGGCCCGTTATCCGGCGCTGGCCGCCCATTCGGCGCGGGCGGAAGCGCTGCCGGCATTCGTCGAAACGCCGCTCGCGTAG
- the proP gene encoding glycine betaine/L-proline transporter ProP — MTLTATHVSPTAASSSASPSGEAPLAADDITVVDQSLLKRAVSAMAIGNAMEWFDFGVYSYIAVTLGKVFFPSSSPSAQLLATFGTFAAAFLVRPLGGMVFGPLGDRIGRQRVLAATMIMMAVGTFAIGLIPSYASIGIMAPVLLLVTRLVQGFSTGGEYGGAATFIAEFSTDKRRGFMGSFLEFGTLIGYVMGAGVVALLTASLSQEALLSWGWRVPFLIAGPLGLIGLYIRMKLEETPAFKRQAEEREAQDKAVPKTRFRETLMRNWRALLLCVGLVLIFNVTDYMVLSYLPSFMSSTLHFDESHSLVLVLIVMVLMMPMTLYAGRLSDKVGRKPVMLAGCVGLLVLSIPSMMLIHAGTTASVFGGLLILGVLLSCFTGVMPSALPALFPTEIRYGALAIGFNVSVSLFGGTTPLVTAWLVDVTHNLMMPAYYMMGAAVIGIVSVIALAETARQPLKGSPPAVATRREAHQLARKLREEDDAPDMYGVATPARA; from the coding sequence ATGACCTTGACCGCAACACACGTCAGCCCGACCGCTGCTTCTTCCTCCGCTTCGCCGTCCGGCGAGGCCCCGCTCGCTGCGGACGACATTACCGTCGTCGACCAGAGCCTGCTCAAGCGCGCCGTCAGCGCGATGGCCATCGGCAATGCGATGGAATGGTTCGACTTCGGCGTCTACAGCTACATCGCCGTCACGCTCGGCAAGGTGTTCTTCCCGTCCAGCAGCCCGTCCGCGCAACTGCTCGCCACCTTCGGCACGTTCGCTGCCGCGTTCCTCGTACGCCCGCTCGGCGGCATGGTGTTCGGCCCGCTCGGCGACCGCATCGGCCGCCAGCGCGTGCTCGCCGCGACGATGATCATGATGGCCGTCGGCACCTTCGCGATCGGCCTGATCCCCAGCTACGCGTCGATCGGCATCATGGCGCCCGTGCTGCTGCTCGTCACCCGCCTCGTGCAGGGCTTCTCTACCGGCGGCGAATACGGCGGCGCCGCCACCTTCATCGCCGAATTCTCGACCGACAAGCGCCGCGGCTTCATGGGCAGCTTCCTCGAATTCGGCACGCTGATCGGTTATGTGATGGGCGCCGGCGTCGTCGCGCTGCTCACCGCGTCGCTGTCGCAGGAAGCGCTGCTGTCGTGGGGCTGGCGCGTGCCGTTCCTGATCGCCGGCCCGCTCGGCCTGATCGGTCTCTACATCCGGATGAAGCTCGAGGAAACGCCCGCGTTCAAGCGCCAGGCCGAAGAGCGCGAAGCGCAGGACAAGGCCGTGCCGAAGACGCGTTTCCGCGAAACGCTGATGCGCAACTGGCGTGCGCTGCTGCTGTGCGTCGGCCTCGTGCTGATCTTCAATGTGACCGACTACATGGTGCTGTCGTACCTGCCGAGCTTCATGTCGTCGACGCTGCACTTCGACGAATCGCACAGCCTCGTGCTCGTGCTGATCGTGATGGTGCTGATGATGCCGATGACGCTGTACGCCGGCCGCCTGTCGGACAAGGTCGGCCGCAAGCCCGTGATGCTCGCCGGCTGTGTCGGCCTGCTGGTGCTGTCGATCCCGTCGATGATGCTGATTCACGCCGGCACCACGGCGTCGGTGTTCGGCGGCCTGCTGATCCTCGGCGTGCTGCTGTCGTGCTTCACCGGCGTGATGCCGTCGGCGCTGCCGGCGTTGTTCCCGACCGAGATCCGCTACGGCGCGCTCGCGATCGGCTTCAACGTGTCGGTATCGCTGTTCGGCGGCACGACGCCGCTGGTGACCGCGTGGCTCGTCGACGTGACGCACAACCTGATGATGCCCGCGTACTACATGATGGGCGCCGCCGTGATCGGCATCGTGTCGGTGATCGCACTCGCCGAAACCGCGCGCCAGCCGCTGAAGGGCTCGCCGCCGGCCGTCGCGACGCGCCGCGAGGCGCACCAGCTCGCGCGCAAGCTGCGCGAAGAGGACGATGCGCCGGACATGTACGGCGTCGCGACGCCGGCACGCGCGTGA
- a CDS encoding YnfA family protein — protein MTELIRIAALFAATALAEIVGCYLPWLVLKDGRPAWLLVPAALSLALFAWLLTLHPSAAGRTYAAYGGVYIAVALVWLRVVDGVALTRWDVAGAVLALGGMAVIALQPRV, from the coding sequence ATGACCGAACTGATCAGGATCGCGGCGTTGTTCGCCGCTACGGCGCTGGCCGAAATCGTCGGCTGCTACCTGCCGTGGCTCGTGCTGAAGGACGGGCGCCCGGCCTGGCTGCTGGTGCCGGCCGCGCTGTCGCTCGCGCTGTTCGCATGGCTGCTGACGCTGCACCCGAGCGCGGCCGGGCGGACGTATGCCGCGTACGGCGGCGTCTACATCGCAGTGGCGCTGGTCTGGTTGCGGGTGGTCGACGGCGTTGCGCTGACCCGCTGGGACGTGGCCGGCGCGGTGCTCGCGCTCGGCGGGATGGCCGTCATCGCGCTGCAGCCGCGCGTGTAG
- the dnaQ gene encoding DNA polymerase III subunit epsilon, producing the protein MRQIILDTETTGLNARTGDRLIEIGCVELLNRRLTGNNLHFYVNPERDSDPGALAVHGLTTEFLSDKPKFAEVANQIRDFVKDAELIIHNAPFDLGFLDAEFARLDQPPFTEQCGGVIDTLVQAKQMFPGKRNSLDALCDRFGISNAHRTLHGALLDSELLAEVYLAMTRGQDSLVIDMLDDGGADGGTANGQRVSLAALDLAVVAASDDELAAHQAQLDELDKSVKGTCVWRTSADAGAAETN; encoded by the coding sequence ATGCGCCAGATCATTCTCGATACCGAAACCACCGGCCTGAACGCCCGCACGGGCGACCGCCTCATCGAAATCGGCTGCGTCGAGCTGCTGAACCGGCGGCTCACCGGCAACAACCTGCACTTCTACGTGAACCCCGAGCGCGACAGCGACCCGGGCGCACTGGCGGTGCACGGCCTCACGACCGAATTCCTCAGCGACAAGCCGAAATTTGCGGAAGTCGCCAACCAGATCCGCGACTTCGTGAAGGACGCGGAGCTGATCATCCATAACGCACCGTTCGACCTTGGCTTCCTCGACGCCGAATTCGCGCGGCTCGACCAGCCGCCGTTCACCGAACAATGCGGCGGCGTGATCGACACGCTCGTGCAGGCCAAGCAGATGTTCCCCGGCAAGCGCAACTCGCTCGACGCGCTGTGCGACCGCTTCGGCATCAGCAACGCACACCGGACGCTGCACGGCGCGCTGCTCGACTCGGAGCTGCTCGCCGAGGTGTATCTCGCGATGACGCGCGGCCAGGACAGCCTCGTGATCGACATGCTCGACGACGGCGGTGCCGACGGCGGCACGGCGAACGGTCAGCGCGTGTCGCTCGCCGCGCTCGATCTGGCCGTGGTGGCCGCGAGCGACGACGAACTCGCCGCGCACCAGGCGCAGCTCGACGAGCTCGACAAGTCGGTCAAGGGCACCTGCGTGTGGCGCACGTCGGCCGACGCGGGCGCCGCCGAAACGAACTGA
- the rnhA gene encoding ribonuclease HI codes for MTTDTIDIYTDGACKGNPGPGGWGALMRYGDQEKELFGGEPNTTNNRMELMGVIAALEALKRPCQVVVHTDSQYVQKGISEWIHGWKKKGWITAAKTPVKNADLWKRLDALVAQHEVEWRWVKGHAGHPENERADALANRGVESLTA; via the coding sequence ATGACTACCGATACCATCGACATCTATACCGACGGCGCCTGCAAGGGCAACCCCGGCCCCGGCGGCTGGGGCGCACTGATGCGCTACGGCGACCAGGAGAAGGAGCTGTTCGGCGGCGAGCCGAACACGACCAACAACCGCATGGAGCTGATGGGCGTGATCGCCGCGCTCGAAGCGCTGAAGCGGCCGTGCCAGGTGGTCGTGCATACCGACTCGCAATACGTGCAGAAAGGCATCAGCGAGTGGATTCACGGCTGGAAGAAGAAAGGCTGGATTACCGCGGCGAAGACGCCCGTGAAGAACGCCGACCTGTGGAAACGGCTCGACGCGCTCGTCGCGCAGCATGAAGTCGAGTGGCGCTGGGTCAAGGGTCACGCGGGCCATCCCGAAAACGAGCGCGCGGACGCGCTCGCGAATCGCGGCGTCGAATCGCTCACGGCCTGA
- a CDS encoding class I SAM-dependent methyltransferase produces MSDRQIIDWPAWTDSPPGRYVLGWEQAQLDRIVSDVFGFHALQLGLPQLDALRENRMPYRGLVLDPASGASAPYQYPWAREAHTPEHAPADRSTTWCDLLDLPFESQSVDLIVMPHTLEFTSDPHRLLREAERVLMPEGQLVITGFNSLSLWGMRQSFGRMANHPFVPATRDQIAFIRLKDWIKLLGFDLERGRFGCYRPPLVTDKWLARYGFMEAAGDRWWPIFGAVYMVTAVKRVRGMRLVGQIKMKKPVLAPGLTPAASPTTHQEHS; encoded by the coding sequence ATGTCTGACCGTCAAATTATAGACTGGCCCGCCTGGACCGACTCGCCTCCCGGCCGCTACGTGCTGGGCTGGGAGCAGGCGCAGCTCGACCGGATCGTGTCCGACGTCTTCGGGTTCCACGCGTTGCAGCTCGGCTTGCCGCAGCTCGACGCGCTGCGCGAGAACCGCATGCCGTATCGCGGCCTCGTGCTCGACCCGGCGAGCGGCGCAAGCGCGCCGTACCAGTACCCGTGGGCACGCGAAGCGCACACGCCGGAGCACGCGCCCGCCGATCGCAGCACGACCTGGTGCGACCTGCTCGACCTGCCGTTCGAGTCGCAGAGCGTCGACCTGATCGTGATGCCGCACACGCTCGAATTCACGTCCGACCCGCACCGCCTGCTGCGCGAGGCCGAGCGCGTGCTGATGCCGGAAGGCCAGCTCGTGATCACCGGCTTCAATTCGCTCAGCCTGTGGGGCATGCGGCAATCGTTCGGGCGCATGGCCAACCACCCTTTCGTGCCGGCCACGCGCGACCAGATCGCGTTCATCCGGCTCAAGGACTGGATCAAGCTGCTAGGCTTCGATCTCGAACGCGGCCGCTTCGGCTGCTACCGGCCGCCGCTCGTCACCGACAAGTGGCTGGCCCGCTACGGCTTCATGGAGGCCGCCGGCGACCGCTGGTGGCCGATCTTCGGCGCCGTCTACATGGTGACGGCCGTCAAGCGCGTGCGCGGCATGCGTCTCGTCGGCCAGATCAAGATGAAGAAGCCCGTGCTCGCACCGGGCCTGACGCCGGCGGCCTCCCCGACCACCCATCAAGAACATTCATGA
- the gloB gene encoding hydroxyacylglutathione hydrolase, with product MNELEYVPVPAFEDNYIWLVSDGRDAIAVDPGEAAPVRRVLAERGWRLTAILLTHHHADHVGGVDALRNSQPADVPLTVYGPAAEAIGVVTRPLTGGDRVTLDAPAVAFDVLDVPGHTRGHIAYFQAAGQRNAAPHVFCGDTLFSCGCGRLFEGTPAQMLASLDALAALPGDTRVHCAHEYTLSNIRFALACEPGNAALAAWRDEAQALRARGVPTLPTTIAHERAVNPFMRADSAAIHATLEAELHETVPDRLAAFTLMREWKNRFR from the coding sequence ATGAACGAGCTGGAATACGTGCCGGTTCCGGCATTCGAAGACAACTATATCTGGCTCGTCTCGGACGGCCGCGATGCAATCGCCGTCGATCCGGGTGAAGCCGCGCCCGTACGCCGGGTTCTTGCCGAACGAGGCTGGCGGTTGACCGCTATTTTACTCACGCACCACCACGCCGACCACGTCGGCGGTGTCGATGCGCTGCGCAATAGCCAACCGGCCGATGTGCCGCTCACCGTTTACGGCCCCGCGGCCGAGGCGATTGGCGTGGTCACGCGGCCGCTGACGGGCGGCGATCGCGTGACGCTCGACGCACCGGCCGTCGCATTCGACGTGCTCGACGTGCCCGGTCACACGCGCGGCCACATCGCCTATTTCCAGGCGGCCGGGCAGCGCAACGCGGCGCCGCATGTGTTCTGCGGCGACACGCTGTTCTCGTGCGGCTGCGGCCGCCTGTTCGAAGGCACGCCCGCGCAGATGCTCGCGTCGCTCGACGCGCTCGCGGCGCTGCCGGGCGACACGCGCGTGCATTGTGCACACGAATACACGCTGTCCAATATTCGCTTCGCGCTCGCATGCGAGCCCGGCAATGCGGCGCTCGCTGCGTGGCGCGACGAAGCACAGGCGCTGCGCGCGCGGGGCGTGCCGACGCTGCCCACTACGATTGCTCACGAGCGTGCCGTTAACCCGTTCATGCGGGCCGACAGCGCGGCGATTCATGCCACGCTCGAGGCCGAGCTGCACGAAACAGTGCCGGATCGTCTGGCGGCATTCACGCTGATGCGCGAGTGGAAAAACCGGTTCCGATGA